The following coding sequences are from one Gossypium raimondii isolate GPD5lz chromosome 4, ASM2569854v1, whole genome shotgun sequence window:
- the LOC105779354 gene encoding uncharacterized protein LOC105779354 — MPSSLKRRPTRSFTLSSLSFAYKKLHRFKYSINKSQLPSCPCKPYRKTMSDWGPIIVALVLFVLLTPGLLFQVPGHHRCVEFGNFKTSGASILVHSLLYFGLICVFLLAIKVHLYLG; from the coding sequence ATGCCTTCATCGCTTAAACGCCGCCCCACACGCTCTTTCACTTTATCTTCTCTTTCATTTGCATATAAAAAACTCCATAGATTCAAATACTCCATCAATAAATCACAGTTGCCTAGTTGCCCTTGCAAACCTTACCGGAAAACGATGTCGGACTGGGGTCCAATTATCGTGGCGTTGGTTCTTTTCGTGCTGCTAACGCCGGGGTTGTTGTTTCAAGTTCCCGGCCACCACAGGTGCGTGGAGTTCGGCAACTTTAAGACCAGTGGGGCTTCGATTCTCGTACATTCGTTGTTGTATTTTGGGCTCATTTGTGTGTTTTTGTTGGCTATTAAGGTTCATTTGTATTTAGGTTGA